The Lolium perenne isolate Kyuss_39 chromosome 6, Kyuss_2.0, whole genome shotgun sequence genome segment ATGGTAGAAGGAGGCTATAGTATTCTTCATGCGTAAAAGAGGTGACGGAAAGTGGAGTAATTATATTCGACGATGGTGCCGTAGAAAGGTACAATATTATTTTCCCTAGTTAAAAGATAAGGTGAATGTTGGTTTTTTTGGAATGACTGCCGAAGAATTATGCACCGATGAAGAAATATTGGAGGGTAGTTACCATGGTTGAGGTTGAAGATTCGTGTTAAAATTACCACGCTTAGGCAGTTAATGGTCTATTTCATAGTTGATGTCGGCACACGAAACATTACTGCAGAAGTTCAGTGTTTCTACTGACTAAGGTTGAAGATTCGGGTAAGAGTTGCCATGCTTGTGCGCCGTTGAGAAATTACCATCGCATAAATACGCGCCCTCAAAGAATTATTATTAGTAGTTGACATCAAGAATTATTATTAGTAGTTGACATCGATACACAATAAATTATTGTGAAAGTTGAATATTTATATTGAAGACAAATTACCATGGAAGTTGAATATTCCCACCAGTAAATTACCGCGAAAAATTATTTTCGgtgaataaaaagaaaaaagttACTACCAAAGTTGAACATTTATACCGATGACAAACAAAACTACGGTTGAGGTTAAAGATTCAGGTATAAATTGCTACGCTTGTGCGGTGTTAAGAAATTACCATCATAGAAATTCTCACCCTGAAAGAATTACTATTAGTAGTTGACATCGACACGAGATAAATACTGCGAAAGTTCAATATTTCTAGGAACTACAAACTACTGCTGAAGTTAAATGTTTCCATCAGCAAATTACAGCCAAAAATATTatcagaaaacaaaacaaaaaattaatAACTGCGATCAAATTCATATGTACATATTCACTTGCTACGTGTCCCtagttttttttataaaaaattgACTTGTCGTTTGGGCTGTGTAAGAAATAAAATCTCGTGCTAAAAACAAGGTTTTTTTTAGACTTGTTCAATATTTTTTTTTTACATTATAcataaaaaatattggtttttggCGAAACTGTATGAACACACGTAGATTGtcgagatatatatatatatgcaaatTTTTTGTTGGAATATTTTATCAATTAGTAATATGTTGTTTTTGTTGGAGGTACCATATGCACCTGAGAGCTGAATTGAATTTACGGATTACGAATCGCTTATATGAATAATGCTTTAAATTAGAAGTGATTATCTTAGTATTACACGCTTCATTGCCAAGATATATCTTTGCTTTTTTCACCAAAAAAGAGTTTTCATTTGACGCCTACCGAAATAACAATTAAATTCATAGCACAAAATTAGGCAGCACTTAATTACTTCCAAAAATAATGCCCATTCCATATCTGAAATATATATAGATGTACTCCCTCTGCATTAGAATGTAAGACATTTTagatttttttgacaatcaataccatatGTTTATAAGAAATATTAGATGGCAGAGATACAGGAGCTGATTTTAactattacaaaataaagtctaaaagaaacGAGTAAATCCCGAAGGTCTTCAAACTCTTTCTTCTTCAAtgacacaatcttgtactttctGAAAGCGGCCACTGATAAACACCAAACCATAGACATATAAAATACTAAtgaaggttctcccataattttaatttgagccgcaatgccaaggctacctgcacgcgcgcaaccattaaagtagtcaagcaacatcggcaagagtaccaacaccaataTGCCAGAGAAAAAACTAAACAACTTGGTCGATGTCGTTGGAGAGCCGAAaagacgaatcaccattgtcgaggacgtagcagccgggacgaATATTGGAAGGACAATTTTCGTTGTGGCAACCTTGAGAGAAGATCCAAAATTGATCCGGCGAAACAAGATATGAAGGCGCATACTTCCAACACCACCATTGAGgtcgggaagaagatctcgtcgtcGAACGAAGAGTCGAAGATCGCTTATTGTAAACGATGTCATCTTCACTGGGGTAGAGACCAGGAAGAAGACGACAATCAAACTCTAATCTAATCTATGAAAATACTACTTTAATAAAAAACTTCATGCATAAACCGGGTTCTCCACCCTCCCTACGTGGGCGAGGCCAGCCGaaggagggggaaccaatctacCGTGAAGGCAGATGtgaaggagaggctagggttttagGAGGCGGCGCTTAGCGGAACGACACAACTTAAACGTTTTAGATTACTATAAAACAGTGTGGCATAATAACGTCTTACGATAAAATACAGAGGGAGTAATTGGCACCTTTGCCTTATAAAAATTTCTTTATTACCGGATCAAAGATAGAAAGGCACGGATCCTCCCAAGATTTGCTTGTTTAATCGACACCAAACAAACATTCCCCGGCCCCGCTGGGGGACAAAAGATCCAGTTCGCCGAACCAGGCCTGCGTATTTGGAGCAACTGGAAAACACGAACCTGTTGTTCATTCCTTTACCACAAGCATCCCGTCAGATGGTGACACACAACGGCACCATATCCGACCTGTGGATCTCATCCCTTCCCTTGTCCAGGGATTTCTTTGTTTAGTCGACCCGATCGGGTCCATGGAGCGCTAGTGGCATGTGGTGACATCGCAcagttgaggttgaggttgagaTAAGCCTCCACCACCCACCCGACCCCTGTTGGTGTTGCCCCCATGTTGCCTGGAACTGTGCTTTTGGGTGGGTTCAAATCTCATCTCATCCCATCCCGACGTGACCAACAACGCAGCATATAGAAAGTTATTAATCCTCAGAAAAGATGGCAAGTTATTAAAGCTCGTAATTAGCGGCGATCCCCGCTGGAGTATAAAAAGGCGGCCGCCGCGCTGGCCAGGGCCGCTGACAGCCAGTCGTCGCCGGCAGAAGTTTCCCCTCACACACACGCCGCCTACGGAGACCCAGTCGCCGAAGCCGTCCGACTCCGATCGGGTGCCCAAGGCGAGTTCGCTGCCTCTTTCCCAAACGGCCACTTTCTCTTCCCCTTCCGCGCATCCGCACGACAAAATATCCTCCTACTCCTCCTGAGCCCTGCTGCCTCGGCGCGGTCGCGGGCGGAGATCCGGGAGCGGGAGAGATGGCCAAGGGCGGCGGGGGAGGCGGGGCGGCGCTGCTCCCGGTTTCCGCGGACGCGGGGAAGGGCGACGGCGAGCCCGAGCTCTTCAAGGGCTCCGCCATGACCCGACGCGGCGCGGTCGCAGCGCTCTCCTACATGTCCTGCTCCGGTGAGTACCCTCGATCCGCGCCTCTCTCGGGACGGTTTCCCTATACTGCTGTCGAATTGGCGCGCTGTATCTGTGTAATCGTTCACGGTTCTGGCGGGTTTTGTGAACGGGTAGCTTGTCCTGCTGATTCTGTGCTAATCCTAGCTGCTAACTCGCTTGCTTCCGTTGGGCGTTACATCCGTTATCACGCAGCTACTTAGAGCTGGTGTTGGAGTCAGCGCTGCTTGGTTGTCGACTTGTCTTGCAGCTCAGCCGAATTCCTTGCATAAACCTGTTTTAGTACTGCTAGTTCAGTTTCCACAAGTTGCGTACAATATACATACTGCACAAACATTATCACCATAGGTATGCATCAGCGAAAACTGGTTGTCAAACTACATGTTGGTGTTTTAGTACTGGAAGGGGCCGAAGGGCTATCAATGGTGTCGAACAATTGGCTTGGAGTGAATATCACAATACCCGATCTGTCAATTGTAAACATAACGTCATTGATTCGGGAGTTAAATGATAATTGGTTGTGCTCTGTCGTGTGGATAAGACCAGagtatgttttttttttcttgccATGTTTGGGGTGGCTCCTTTTAATGCTTTTTACGAATTACAGCACGTGGTCTGGTATTGTGATTTAGCACTAACTGCACGCTGTCTCTATTAGGCATCACGCTGGGAATTGGGGATAGGATAAGAGCTGCTCTTTGTTTACTTGTATCTCATTACATAGCAGGGATTTTACTACAAATCATTTTCATAGCACCTAAAAGGTATTCGGGATTTTCTTGTACTATTGAGGAATAATTTGAATACCCCATTAAAATTTAGGCTTCAGTGAGAATAACTTTTCAATCCAACACTTACGACTCCCAACGAACTTGAATTGTGGGCCTGCGTAACTGTCCAAATTGTTGTAATGGCATGGCAGGACAGAGCAAATTCAGGTGGGCCCACCgacaacacacacacacgcacaagaaaagaaacagaatctGGAAAATCCCTTGCCACTTAGGCAGAATTAATAAGCAAGCATATACACTTGATTCATTGCAAAACACATGTGAGAATGAAGATTCTCGATGATACTATTTCTTTGCgtagttttctttttctcttcggaAGCATTGCAAACCAGTTTCCACGCAGTAACTTCCCGATGACATTTTTGTTTCTCTTCTTTATGTTGTACTAGTCTGGATTTCCCTTACTGATATTCTTTACTTTGCAATGTGCAGTTTTGCTGGTGATGTTTAATAAGGCAGCTCTATCTTCTTATAAGTTCCCTTGCGCGAACGTCATTACACTCCTTCAGGTACTTAATTctgtttggacgtattctgggaaATTTTGTAGTGTTAATGCCCTCTTTTCATTCTAGTTCATATGGTTAATTTGCTGAATTGTTGTGAATTCACTCAACAGAGTGCATAAATGTTGTGTGCCCGCAATCTGTCTTATCAGTAGTAAACAAACACCAATGCTTAGCAACTACTTCCTCCGTTCCAAATTAATTGACGTAGATATTACATCCTATTCGAAAGGACAAGATATTCCAGCTTCTATGTACTGTCCAGTTCTTATTTTTGTTGAAGAATGTTCCCATTCTTATTCAGGACGCTGTAGACAATGGACTCTGTTTTATTAACAGAAAATATCGCAGTTATATAGTTATTAATGGTGTATCATGTCTTAAGTAACTTCCTTTAACTATAGGACCTGTTGTCTGAACTTATTATCATATGATTTGTTTCCTCCTGTTTTCTTTTCTGACACCTAGTCAACATGGTGCAGATGGTGTGCTCAACATGCCTACTTTATGTTCTGAGACGGTTAAAGATTATTTCCTTCACAAATAGTGAACCATCAGTGCCTTCTGATTCACTATTCTTCGTGCCGTTCAGAATATTGTTGCGTACTTCACCTCTTTCATTGTCTTACTTACTCTACATGGTATGCTAAATCCCTTGCACACAATTCCAGTGCTGATCTACAAATAGGAAATTGTATTACTATTTGCTGTTAATTCTGAATAATGTTTACCTTCCATGATGCTTTGTTAAAAGCTAGCTTCAATGGAATCTGTGCGTGGAGTAAATGTTCCTATGTATACAACTCTAAGGCGCACAACAGTAGCATTTACAATGATCATGGAGTATTTCTTGGCAAAGCAGAAGCACACCCCACCTATAATCGGCAGGTGAATgtccagatttttttttttgcttttgtaCTGTTTCAGTATAGTTATTACATAGCAGACAAACTTAGAATTGAATACATGTGCTTGCTAGCTACTATGGACCTCTTTTGTGCAATGAACTTTTCTCCCAGTCAGTGCCCACATGTACATTAATTCATTACTTCTATTTTTGACTACCTGTTGATCGTTATTTTTTTTATCAATAACAATAGAATCTGTCTGACGCTCTTATCGCTACCACACCCTGATTCTGTAGTCTGGAATAAGGATACTGGTTTAGCTTGCAATATGATGATCCTTGTGTTCTGTTATGCTGAACATTTTTCAGAACATAGTTGTGTTCTGAATGTGCCATTACTCCACTTTCTGGTTTCTAACCAACTGTTTATCAGTGTGGCCTTGATTGTATTTGGAGCGTTTATCGCTGGTGCTCGAGACTTATCGTTTGATGCTCGTGGGTATGCCATTGTCTTCGTCGCCAATATAACTACAGCTGTTTATCTTGCAACGATAAATCGTATTGGTAATGCGCATTTTTTGCCACACATATTTCCAatccaagtttcataattttctaATTAGCACTTGTTTTGTTATTTCAGGAAAATCTAGTGGCCTGAATAGCTTTGGCCTGATGTGGTGCAATGGTATAATCTTAATTACCAGTACCAAACCAAGATTCAACCTTATACTTCACGCGTCATAAAATTTACATAAGTGTTTATCTGGATTTCAGGACTTGTTTGTGGACCTTGTGTACTGTTCTTGACGTATATTCAGGGTGACCTCAAGCGGACTGTTGAATTTCCGTACCTTTATTCTCCAGGGTTCCAGGTACATGAAATTGAAGAGCTAATTTTTATGTTACCCTCCTGCAGCACTTTTGGATGCACAAAAAAACACACAATCTTGTTTTGTTCTTTATCGACTTCACTGGAGATGCTTGTATCACTGTCATTTTGCGGGCTAATCAGTTACTGCTAAGGGTTGATCTTTGGCTGTTACACTAGGTCATGGGGCATCAGTTTGCAGCTTCCTATTATTTCTGCGATCACGTAATGAAGTATTTACTCGATCCCAGAAATTAGTTTGGTTGCGCACATATATTGTTGCAGTTTAGCCAGTGACATGCTTACACTAGCTTAGGTCCTATGGCTGCTATGTTCACATAGTACCACTTTCTAAGCCTCTTCTTAATTTCATATTTACTGCTAAAAGTTTATGATTCTAATAGAATTGCTCTTCTTTCTGGGAGTGGTGTTttagcacatgggagcatatgctccctttatttttaaATACATGTTACACACATTttgaaattaaaaaaaatgaaacggaaaatttgcacgtacatcttcacgtgctatgtGTTCACATAGTCGTTTCATAGAAAATTGACTTGTCGTGTGGCGTGCATAcaaaagacaaaattcaatgctaaaaataagtcttttcagaagataaattttctcatttttacatagatcacaaaaaatattggttccTTGCGAAACTTGACGAGCACACgtatattctggagatgtacatgtagaattttttgtcaaattttttcgATATTCCAAAATATAATTTTTAGGTATAGGGAGCATACACTCCCAGGAGCTGAATTGAATTTCCGCTTCTTGCGCAACATCTTAAATCTTGTGGGTTGCTGATGAATCTTACTCCTGACTTATATCCTTACCGTATGATTTTAGTTCATTACAGTTAATTTTTGACTTATCAGGATCCTTTTGGCAACGCTTGTGTGTTTATATTGTATGCAAATTTTGTAAAGCGGTCTACTTTACTTTTTTCCTCGGGATAGCTAGGGCCTATTTGTATCAATCGTTATGACATAATTCCATTTGTAGGTGGTGTTGCTATTTTCATGTATGCTAGCATTTCTTCTAAACTACACCATCTTCTGGAACACAATCCTGAATTCTGCACTCACACAATCAATGTGTGGCAATTTGAAGGTATGATCTCTATCCAGTTCTTCCATGCTGCTCAACGCGCGAAGTACTTTGAAATGTTCTTCATGATTGTATTCCTGCAGGATTTCTTTACTGTTGGACTTGGCTGGGCATTATTTGGTGGGCTTCCTTTTGATCTGGTGAGTTTCTTGCTCATCCACCACTAGCTATTTAATTCCTTTCATGAATGATGACCCATTTTTTCCCCTTATGGCAGCTTAATGTCATTGGCCAAGGGCTTGGATTCTTTGGCTCTGGCATGTATGCCTACTGCAAGATCAAAGGAAAGTAGATATTAACGTCCACCGGATCAAAGTGAAGTAGATACTGATATTGGCAGTATGGCTTAACCGAAGTAGTGTTCATCATGCTGTTTGCTCCCTGTCTATGGGAGAGAAATTTTGTAGGTTTTCATGTGTGTGCATTTATGGACTCCAGTTGTCCTGGGTAGAACATGAATGAACAGCCATTAATTGGCCAAGGAAATAGAATACAACAAGATTTCAGCATTTTGCGCCATCGCAGAGTCTCTTTACTATTGCACCTAATCCTAAGCCAAATCCCCCTCCTTGAAAAATATAGGTGCCAGTCACAATTGTCAAGTAATAGCCTGCGATGAATCCTGTGGATGCTCTAATTATTCTCTGTATTATGTGTTCTCTTCCCAAAGAGTAGCACATTGAGTACTATTCGAACAACTATTCAGGTAATCACGTAAAAAAAAAACTATTCAGGTAATAAAATGTATAGCGATATCTGTTTGTAGGCACCGTGGTGTTCCATCTCAAAAGGAAGAatgagatgataacctgaaacgaATGAAACAACAACGACTGCCATTTCTAGAGGAGCAACGAATTGTAAAACGATTT includes the following:
- the LOC127307114 gene encoding UDP-N-acetylglucosamine transporter UGNT1 isoform X2; translation: MAKGGGGGGAALLPVSADAGKGDGEPELFKGSAMTRRGAVAALSYMSCSVLLVMFNKAALSSYKFPCANVITLLQVLNSNIVAYFTSFIVLLTLHASMESVRGVNVPMYTTLRRTTVAFTMIMEYFLAKQKHTPPIIGSVALIVFGAFIAGARDLSFDARGYAIVFVANITTAVYLATINRIGKSSGLNSFGLMWCNGLVCGPCVLFLTYIQGDLKRTVEFPYLYSPGFQVVLLFSCMLAFLLNYTIFWNTILNSALTQSMCGNLKDFFTVGLGWALFGGLPFDLLNVIGQGLGFFGSGMYAYCKIKGK
- the LOC127307114 gene encoding UDP-N-acetylglucosamine transporter UGNT1 isoform X1 → MAKGGGGGGAALLPVSADAGKGDGEPELFKGSAMTRRGAVAALSYMSCSVLLVMFNKAALSSYKFPCANVITLLQMVCSTCLLYVLRRLKIISFTNSEPSVPSDSLFFVPFRILLRTSPLSLSYLLYMLASMESVRGVNVPMYTTLRRTTVAFTMIMEYFLAKQKHTPPIIGSVALIVFGAFIAGARDLSFDARGYAIVFVANITTAVYLATINRIGKSSGLNSFGLMWCNGLVCGPCVLFLTYIQGDLKRTVEFPYLYSPGFQVVLLFSCMLAFLLNYTIFWNTILNSALTQSMCGNLKDFFTVGLGWALFGGLPFDLLNVIGQGLGFFGSGMYAYCKIKGK